Part of the Actinomycetota bacterium genome, ATCTCCGGCTTGACGTAGCGGAAGAAGGCGAACCGCAACGGGAACTTCTCCTCCTCCCACGTGGTCGACGCCTTGTCCTCGATCAACTCCAGGAACTCGCGACGGCCGGCTTCGGTGATCCGGTACACGTTCTTGCTGCGGCGGGTGTCGTCCTCGTTGAACACCGGCTCGATCGACCCGCGCTGCTCCAGCCGCTTCAGTGCCGGGTACAGCGAGCCGTACGACACCGGCCAGAAGTGGCCGAGCTTCTGCGTGAGCTGCTTCTTGAGCTCGTAGCCGTGCATGGCCTTCTCCTGGAGGAGCCCCAGGATGGCCAGCTCGAGCATCGGATGTCCGTAACGTCGATCGC contains:
- a CDS encoding PadR family transcriptional regulator, with amino-acid sequence DRRYGHPMLELAILGLLQEKAMHGYELKKQLTQKLGHFWPVSYGSLYPALKRLEQRGSIEPVFNEDDTRRSKNVYRITEAGRREFLELIEDKASTTWEEEKFPLRFAFFRYVKPEIRLRLLERRKADLQDKLADLRRSMRDEQDRIDGYTLSLLRHGMEATASDIAWLDELIAAEKRQLAADADRRQPSSDDEGDHATQPPSPPSAERGEPPAERHADGRAPARSRP